In Roseofilum casamattae BLCC-M143, one genomic interval encodes:
- a CDS encoding type I polyketide synthase, which yields MESRKHKGNSGIAVVGMSCRFPGAKNYSQFWKNLEEGVNSIGEIPQQRWSIDRYYSPTPQDPHKTISKWGGFVEGVDRFDAQFFNISPREAEKIDPQHRIMLELSWSCLEDAGYAPKQLSGEPVGVFIGVCNYDYDTLQHKTDENTNGHSGTGTWVCMLPNRISSFFNFHGPSIPVDAACSSSLVAVHQAIDAIANKECHVALVGGVSVCSSPTRYIQMSQLGMLSPTGQCKTFDKDADGYVRGEGAGVILLKSVEQAVADGDRIYGIIRGSAINHGGRARTLTSPNVYAQAQVLRSAYTRANIPPDTVSYIEAHGTGTPLGDPIEINALKRGFRQLHQQYGLSKEKQAYCGLGAVKSNIGHLEGAAGIAGLIKILLAVHHKKLPKLVNFNGLNPRIKLKDSPFYIIEKTRKWKRLRTDSGKKIPRRAGVSSFGIGGVNAHVIVEEVPSRYRKRSQTLSSTGVHPFTISAQTPEALRDLVTDCYDRLVSESQLSLCDACYTAATGRSHQFAERLAIAVESKVELQEKLADILKQRDRASLPGISRGKAEQAKGNIAFLFTGQGAQYAEMGRSLYESQPIFQQALEQCNEILNDYLDLPLLDVLYDENCWDKLDRTQYTQPAIFAIEYALYKLWESWGIKPNWVMGHSVGEYAAACVAGIFSLEDGLKLIAMRGRLMQKLPAGGEMVSLLATEAQVREALAEAKVEDRVNIAAFNGPNSIVISGEHNAIATVVEKLKAQGIKTKQLQVSHAFHSPLMEPMLAEFKAVAEEINYSQPQITLISNVTGQPITEEIANADYWVRHIRQPVYFAQSIEALHQQGCDRFLEVGPKPILLGMGRQCLPEGAGIWLPSLRPNVEDERQMFSSLGELYVGGTPIDWQGVYQDRQYQKIALPTYPFQRQRYWIDAEVVAETPVLTNAKTLHPLLGSKLQLAGVDRQQHFNAYISETAPVYLTDHRVFDRALFPATGYLEMAIAAAKHQFNAACVGVENVTIRQGLILPEAEVKQLQTIITPIDNRRYKFEIYSAPAESDDPAWTLHTEGKLKAVPADSDEDGSLEAYRAECQAAITAEDHYASYREIGIEYGDSFQGVVELATGREKVVARIELPEDLRADLKDYYIHPALLDAAFQAIGQALENKAPGMTYLPIGIEQLALYHHPGAAVWAVAHIDSATLKGDITLVDASGTVLVAVQGLSLVATTASALLRTLQPGLKDWYYQIDWKPAALETTAESEPGTWLVFAQNSQLADAIEKALKPKQQKCIWISAGKKYRKFKTPHYQINPTCAEHYEQLLADCSEISGIVHLWGRDEDSSGAPDLAKAVDLSCGSILHLVQALGKASLERQPDLWLVTQGTQNVTDPTEVIQPHYGTLWGLGRTIALEQAQLNCRRIDLDPQAPIKSSLPKLVEELLSPTEEDQIAIRQDTRYVARLGQCFGSAQHKQSGRKAAETNIPVQLKLEEYGSIDNIGWKPLQRRSPGAGEVEIEVKAVGLNFRDVLNALGMLQEYYAEHLGITRADQLTFGFECAGTIAAVGEGVTKWQIGDRVMATLLNDGFSSFLTVPATRVMPQPETMNATQAATLPLTFLTAYYGLQELAKIQAGDRVLIHSAAGGVGQAAVQIAQAAGAEVFATASPGKWDFLKSLGIKHIMNSRTLDFATQVMTDTQGKGVDIVLNSLNGDFIDKSLEVLATNGRFVEIGKIGIWTAEEVAEKRPDAAYFPFDLGEVADAQPDIVTQLGDRLAVDWNQGTLNALPHKIFASSDIQEAFRYMQQAKHIGKVVISMPVSQNEVTITSDATYLITGGLGALGLEIAQWLVEQGARSLMLTSRRSPSETAQTKIAQLEATGASVQVVAADISQEKAVSNLMQTLPQDNGKGSLPLKGIIHAAGVLDDALLQNMSWQQFTKVLAPKMNGTWYLHQHSQHLSLDFFVCFSSIASMLGSAGQGNYAAANGFMDAMANYRQGLGLPALTLNWGPWGQVGMAANLTEEHQHRLEASGLKAIAPEDGMQALGELLSGSSGQVGVFPVKWSAFLQQVPERSQVSFLENFSSSIAAEDIAIDNSADEDEKGDRLLDEIQAAPSEERDALLLVHLSEKISHLLGMKDGQIDREKPLTMMGLDSLMAVELRNLLQRELEVDIAIPQLIEGISVLEITDLVSQKILLDQISSVDDSATEDIHEDDMEEITL from the coding sequence ATGGAGTCTCGCAAACATAAAGGAAACTCAGGAATCGCTGTCGTAGGAATGAGTTGCCGTTTTCCAGGTGCTAAAAACTATAGTCAGTTCTGGAAAAACCTGGAGGAAGGAGTTAATAGTATCGGTGAAATCCCACAACAAAGATGGTCGATCGATCGGTACTATTCCCCAACTCCTCAAGACCCTCACAAAACGATTAGTAAATGGGGCGGTTTTGTAGAAGGAGTCGACCGGTTCGACGCGCAGTTCTTCAATATTTCTCCACGGGAAGCCGAGAAAATTGACCCCCAGCATCGCATCATGTTGGAGCTGAGTTGGTCGTGCTTAGAAGATGCTGGATATGCTCCCAAACAACTCTCTGGAGAACCAGTTGGAGTCTTCATTGGGGTCTGCAACTATGACTACGACACGTTGCAACATAAGACTGATGAAAACACGAACGGTCACAGCGGCACCGGCACGTGGGTCTGCATGTTACCCAACCGCATCTCCTCCTTCTTCAACTTCCACGGGCCGAGTATCCCCGTTGACGCTGCCTGCTCTAGCTCTCTAGTTGCCGTCCATCAAGCCATTGACGCGATCGCCAATAAGGAATGTCACGTTGCCCTTGTCGGTGGCGTCAGCGTATGCTCGAGTCCCACTCGCTATATTCAAATGAGTCAGTTGGGGATGCTCTCCCCCACGGGTCAATGTAAAACCTTCGACAAAGATGCCGACGGTTACGTGCGCGGAGAAGGAGCGGGAGTTATCTTGCTCAAGTCCGTCGAGCAAGCCGTTGCCGATGGCGATCGCATTTACGGCATCATTAGAGGCAGCGCCATCAACCACGGCGGCCGGGCGCGCACCCTCACCTCTCCCAACGTCTACGCCCAAGCCCAAGTCCTGCGCTCGGCATACACTCGAGCCAACATTCCTCCCGACACGGTGTCCTACATCGAAGCTCACGGCACCGGCACTCCCCTGGGCGACCCCATCGAAATCAACGCTTTGAAGCGAGGATTCCGCCAGCTCCATCAGCAGTACGGCCTCTCGAAAGAAAAGCAAGCCTATTGCGGACTCGGAGCCGTGAAAAGTAACATCGGCCACTTAGAAGGGGCTGCTGGCATCGCCGGATTGATCAAAATTCTGCTCGCCGTCCACCACAAGAAACTGCCAAAACTGGTTAACTTCAACGGACTCAATCCGCGCATCAAGCTGAAAGATAGCCCGTTTTATATTATTGAGAAAACCCGGAAGTGGAAGCGCCTGCGAACCGACTCCGGGAAAAAGATACCTCGGCGCGCTGGAGTGAGTTCCTTTGGCATCGGCGGCGTGAACGCCCACGTTATTGTCGAAGAAGTTCCCTCTCGTTACCGCAAGCGATCGCAAACCCTGTCATCAACCGGAGTGCACCCCTTCACGATTTCCGCGCAAACTCCAGAAGCATTACGAGACCTAGTGACTGACTGCTACGATCGCTTGGTTTCCGAAAGCCAGCTCTCCCTGTGCGATGCGTGCTACACTGCCGCAACCGGGCGATCGCATCAGTTTGCCGAACGATTAGCCATCGCCGTCGAGTCGAAAGTCGAACTGCAAGAAAAACTAGCCGATATTCTGAAACAACGCGATCGCGCCAGCCTCCCCGGCATTTCCCGAGGCAAAGCCGAGCAAGCCAAGGGGAATATTGCCTTCCTCTTTACCGGACAAGGCGCTCAGTACGCCGAAATGGGGCGATCGCTCTACGAAAGCCAACCCATCTTTCAACAAGCCCTCGAGCAGTGTAACGAGATTCTCAACGACTATCTCGACCTTCCTCTCCTCGACGTTCTCTATGACGAAAACTGCTGGGACAAGCTCGATCGAACCCAATACACCCAACCCGCCATCTTTGCCATTGAATACGCTCTGTATAAACTGTGGGAATCTTGGGGGATTAAACCGAACTGGGTGATGGGCCATAGCGTCGGAGAATATGCCGCCGCTTGCGTCGCTGGTATCTTTAGCCTGGAAGACGGACTGAAACTGATCGCCATGCGCGGCCGACTCATGCAAAAGTTGCCCGCTGGAGGCGAAATGGTCTCCCTCTTGGCAACGGAAGCTCAAGTGCGGGAGGCGCTTGCAGAAGCGAAAGTAGAAGACCGGGTCAACATAGCCGCCTTCAACGGGCCGAATAGCATTGTTATTTCCGGCGAGCATAACGCCATTGCTACCGTCGTCGAGAAACTAAAAGCACAAGGAATTAAAACCAAGCAACTGCAAGTCTCTCACGCCTTCCACTCTCCCTTGATGGAGCCGATGCTAGCCGAGTTTAAAGCCGTTGCCGAAGAAATTAACTACAGCCAACCGCAGATTACCCTCATCTCCAACGTCACCGGACAACCCATTACCGAAGAGATCGCCAACGCCGACTATTGGGTGCGCCATATTCGGCAACCGGTTTACTTTGCGCAGAGCATTGAAGCCTTACACCAGCAAGGATGCGATCGCTTTCTCGAAGTGGGACCGAAACCCATTCTCCTCGGTATGGGACGGCAGTGTTTGCCGGAAGGTGCGGGCATTTGGTTGCCCTCCCTACGTCCGAATGTGGAAGACGAACGGCAAATGTTCTCCAGCTTAGGAGAACTCTACGTGGGTGGAACTCCGATAGACTGGCAAGGAGTTTATCAAGACCGACAGTATCAAAAAATTGCCTTACCCACCTATCCATTTCAACGGCAGCGCTATTGGATCGACGCGGAAGTGGTTGCGGAAACGCCAGTATTAACCAATGCCAAAACCCTTCATCCTCTCTTGGGAAGTAAGCTGCAACTGGCAGGAGTCGATCGCCAACAGCACTTTAACGCCTACATTAGCGAAACCGCCCCCGTTTATCTAACCGATCACCGAGTCTTCGATCGCGCCCTCTTCCCAGCTACCGGTTATCTGGAAATGGCGATCGCCGCTGCCAAACATCAGTTTAATGCGGCCTGCGTCGGTGTCGAAAATGTTACCATCCGTCAAGGTCTCATCTTGCCAGAAGCAGAAGTCAAGCAACTGCAAACCATCATCACTCCCATCGACAACCGCCGCTATAAGTTCGAGATTTATAGCGCTCCGGCAGAAAGTGACGATCCCGCGTGGACGTTGCATACGGAAGGGAAGCTGAAAGCAGTTCCGGCCGATAGCGACGAAGATGGTTCTCTCGAAGCCTATCGAGCCGAGTGTCAGGCAGCGATTACTGCAGAAGACCATTACGCCAGCTATCGCGAGATTGGTATTGAATATGGCGATAGCTTCCAAGGGGTTGTCGAACTTGCGACGGGCAGAGAAAAAGTTGTCGCGCGCATCGAACTTCCCGAGGACTTGCGCGCCGACTTAAAAGACTACTACATTCATCCCGCGCTCTTAGATGCCGCATTCCAAGCCATCGGTCAAGCTCTGGAGAATAAAGCGCCAGGCATGACCTATCTGCCCATCGGCATCGAGCAACTCGCGCTCTACCACCATCCCGGTGCTGCGGTTTGGGCTGTGGCTCATATCGACTCGGCAACTCTGAAAGGAGATATTACTTTAGTTGATGCCAGCGGTACGGTGCTGGTTGCGGTGCAAGGACTGAGCTTAGTCGCAACTACAGCTTCGGCTCTCTTGCGCACCTTGCAACCGGGACTGAAAGATTGGTACTACCAGATAGACTGGAAACCCGCTGCTCTGGAAACCACGGCAGAGAGCGAACCGGGGACTTGGCTGGTGTTTGCGCAAAATAGCCAACTGGCAGATGCGATCGAAAAAGCGCTGAAACCCAAGCAACAGAAATGCATTTGGATTTCGGCAGGTAAGAAATATCGCAAGTTCAAAACTCCCCACTATCAAATTAATCCTACCTGCGCCGAGCACTACGAACAGTTGCTCGCCGACTGTTCGGAGATTAGCGGTATCGTTCATCTTTGGGGTCGAGACGAAGATAGCTCCGGTGCTCCAGATTTAGCCAAAGCCGTTGACCTCAGTTGCGGCAGTATTTTGCACTTAGTCCAGGCTCTGGGTAAAGCCTCCTTAGAGCGTCAACCCGACCTCTGGCTGGTCACTCAAGGTACGCAAAACGTCACCGACCCCACAGAAGTCATTCAGCCCCACTACGGCACATTGTGGGGACTGGGACGAACGATCGCCCTCGAGCAAGCTCAGCTCAACTGTCGGCGCATCGACCTCGACCCCCAAGCTCCCATTAAGTCGAGTTTGCCGAAACTGGTGGAGGAGTTGCTCTCGCCCACAGAAGAAGACCAAATTGCCATTCGCCAAGATACGCGCTATGTGGCTCGCTTAGGGCAATGCTTCGGCTCCGCTCAGCACAAGCAGTCAGGACGGAAAGCAGCGGAGACGAATATTCCAGTGCAGTTGAAACTGGAAGAATACGGCTCTATCGATAATATTGGTTGGAAACCGTTGCAGCGCCGCTCTCCGGGAGCTGGGGAAGTCGAGATTGAAGTTAAGGCAGTTGGGTTGAACTTCCGCGACGTACTCAACGCCTTGGGAATGCTGCAAGAGTATTATGCCGAACATTTGGGGATTACTCGCGCCGACCAGTTAACCTTCGGGTTTGAATGCGCTGGAACCATTGCGGCCGTAGGCGAAGGGGTGACAAAATGGCAAATTGGCGATCGCGTCATGGCCACATTACTCAACGACGGGTTTAGCAGTTTTCTCACCGTCCCTGCCACTCGCGTCATGCCGCAACCGGAGACCATGAATGCGACGCAAGCAGCGACTCTACCGCTGACGTTCCTCACGGCATACTATGGGTTGCAAGAGCTAGCCAAAATTCAGGCAGGCGATCGCGTTTTAATCCATTCTGCCGCAGGTGGAGTCGGTCAAGCAGCAGTCCAGATTGCCCAAGCAGCGGGTGCGGAAGTCTTTGCGACAGCGAGTCCGGGTAAATGGGACTTCCTCAAATCTTTGGGGATTAAGCATATTATGAACTCCCGCACCCTAGACTTTGCCACGCAAGTGATGACGGACACGCAAGGCAAAGGAGTCGATATTGTCCTCAATAGTTTGAATGGCGACTTTATCGATAAGAGTTTAGAGGTGCTCGCCACTAACGGGCGGTTTGTCGAAATTGGTAAAATCGGGATTTGGACGGCGGAGGAAGTCGCCGAGAAGCGCCCCGATGCGGCGTATTTTCCCTTCGACTTAGGGGAAGTGGCAGACGCGCAACCGGATATTGTGACGCAATTGGGCGATCGCCTGGCGGTAGACTGGAATCAGGGAACTTTGAATGCCCTTCCCCACAAAATCTTTGCCAGTAGCGACATCCAGGAAGCCTTCCGCTACATGCAACAAGCCAAGCATATCGGGAAAGTGGTTATCTCCATGCCCGTATCCCAGAACGAGGTAACCATTACCTCCGATGCCACCTACCTGATTACTGGGGGCTTGGGAGCGCTCGGTTTAGAAATCGCGCAATGGCTTGTGGAACAAGGAGCGCGCTCCTTGATGCTCACCTCTCGCCGCTCTCCTTCCGAAACCGCGCAAACGAAAATCGCGCAACTGGAAGCTACCGGTGCCTCGGTGCAAGTCGTCGCGGCAGATATTTCGCAAGAGAAAGCGGTGAGCAACTTAATGCAAACCTTGCCCCAAGATAACGGTAAAGGTTCTCTCCCGCTCAAAGGCATTATCCACGCCGCCGGAGTCTTAGACGATGCCTTGTTGCAAAACATGAGTTGGCAGCAGTTTACCAAAGTCCTGGCTCCGAAGATGAACGGCACCTGGTATCTGCACCAACACAGTCAGCATCTTTCCCTCGACTTCTTCGTCTGCTTCTCCTCCATCGCCTCCATGCTCGGTTCTGCCGGACAAGGAAACTATGCCGCAGCCAACGGGTTTATGGATGCCATGGCCAACTACCGTCAAGGACTGGGTTTACCCGCCCTTACCTTAAACTGGGGACCTTGGGGACAAGTGGGAATGGCAGCCAACTTAACCGAAGAGCACCAACATCGACTGGAAGCGAGCGGCTTAAAAGCTATTGCTCCGGAAGATGGAATGCAAGCGTTAGGAGAACTGCTCTCCGGAAGTTCCGGGCAAGTTGGAGTCTTTCCGGTGAAATGGTCGGCATTCCTGCAACAAGTGCCGGAGCGCTCTCAAGTTTCCTTCCTAGAGAACTTCAGCTCCTCGATAGCGGCAGAGGATATCGCGATCGATAATAGCGCAGACGAGGACGAAAAAGGCGATCGCCTGTTAGATGAAATTCAGGCAGCCCCCTCGGAAGAGCGCGACGCACTTCTCCTCGTTCACCTCTCCGAAAAAATCTCCCATCTCTTAGGGATGAAAGACGGTCAAATCGATCGCGAAAAACCCTTAACCATGATGGGTCTCGACTCATTGATGGCGGTGGAGTTGCGCAACTTATTACAACGAGAACTGGAGGTGGATATTGCCATTCCGCAACTGATTGAAGGAATAAGTGTTCTGGAGATAACTGACTTGGTTTCGCAAAAAATCTTGCTCGACCAAATCAGTAGCGTCGATGATTCTGCAACTGAAGATATTCATGAAGATGATATGGAGGAAATTACCCTATGA
- a CDS encoding condensation domain-containing protein: MNLNEILAKVSSCGIKLWAEGEELKLRAPKGALTAELRTLIKENKPELLKLLQQNVASSEPSVPLVPVARTDNLLLSYQQERLWTVTQLMADSSPLNLCQGLRIEGKLDVPLLQDCLQEMVVRHETLRTTFALSDAGLVQEVLPELEVTLAVEEFAKLTKAKKTEVVKEKVTEELAQSFDVAQAPLFSFKLLKFSKKEAVLISVFHHIITDGLSHNLLSEELLKLYDAKLDGRESPLPELEIQYVDYVAWQREYLQGETLEKGVAYWKEQLANVETLYPVPCDRFQATASMARGDQEYFQIPDKVATAVQKFGQENNVTPVVVFLSVFYTLIYQYSQKNDIVLGFPVAGRSHPKLQSAIGFFADIMLLRANIEGKSTFQELLANIKKATLDAYAYQHIPLNYVSEFVQPQGAQSYKNLFQLFFDYIDIGESAPSYENFATTSVEEKLPADIDLFFTLIKIEGELKGSLTYNPHLFAPETISGFIESYLEILQAVLETPESKVDNLALSESLAAHKTEIHSPETQRALVETALKANPAVEDCAVLLQGEERIAYVQVADAAVAEKLGAYLSQSTLSPDLIPSAFIPVSQLPKTEAGEVDETALTGLEVIDDGVISTWENELRSLSDIEEVAVIAQPRTSFSVNTDTVEENAVGAGSPTSSPEKDTISKPALTNIADTCEVDEIAESTEFDTWTDLLPGTENPAIISIDDRAPLTHADLKSFLQSPAKNASLAALGIKNGDRVCSAIPNGPEAAVAFLSMAQECVFAPINIAYTEKQVLFELEDLSAVALILQRGRAENEKLQACAEGIGVRVIELVPDTETCGIFTLEEVTTNAKTVKAVKRQKPSRDDVALVLHTSGTTRKPKTVPLTHGNLTAGSLTISRTIALTPEDICVNVMPLFHIHGLSVNILGSMLAGASVICTSGLYGTENGIADFFSWLQGIDKIMPTWYSAVPTMHQTILDYAEEAIAKTGSAPPHSLRLIRNCSAALLPTIAERMESAFDCEILPTYAMTESMPICSPELGLGLSRRGSVGRAAGPKLIIGEVQENEKGKPTLNILPPHAEGEVMVRGACVTSGYELRDWMDYNPNEEAFIDGWLRTGDKGYIDEDGYVYLVGRFKEIINRGGEKISPMLIEDLLQQHPAVGQVVVFAAPHELYGEVVGAAIVPASDVIEKPSLTTLRQFALQQKELELQWLPECLVWMDAIPKGHTGKPARIGLGKRLGLPTIPTDATGVPNTYIATEKPDKTYVLETVQSRNAGCYSLQQLGIYFTAKTADVSLASLQQDIAKIEVRDRIGNLTFISPSAITQLEQLPITASGKIDRKKLRSFAQPVGAGSPTSSLQNGNLENPPQGNEIEQQIIQVWKEVLQLETVGIHDNFFELGGKSVLLVQVYGKLQELFDLNLKVVDLLAYPTVGSLSQYIASNGSPTGANGSSAKTAKAKESNEKRLTKRLAKKDRGSARKKHRSTARK; this comes from the coding sequence ATGAACCTGAATGAGATTTTAGCTAAAGTTTCTAGTTGTGGGATTAAACTTTGGGCAGAAGGAGAAGAGTTGAAGTTGCGCGCCCCCAAAGGTGCTCTGACGGCAGAGTTGCGGACTTTAATTAAAGAGAACAAGCCGGAATTATTGAAACTATTGCAGCAAAATGTTGCCAGTTCCGAACCGTCCGTACCTTTAGTTCCGGTTGCCCGAACCGATAACTTACTCCTGTCCTATCAGCAAGAGCGACTGTGGACGGTAACGCAGTTGATGGCAGATAGCTCGCCGCTGAATTTGTGTCAGGGGTTGCGCATTGAAGGGAAGCTGGATGTTCCGCTGCTGCAAGACTGTTTGCAGGAAATGGTGGTGCGTCACGAGACCTTGAGAACGACGTTTGCGCTCTCCGATGCGGGTTTGGTGCAAGAGGTACTTCCAGAACTAGAAGTCACTTTGGCAGTGGAAGAGTTTGCGAAGCTGACGAAGGCGAAAAAGACAGAAGTCGTGAAGGAGAAAGTCACCGAGGAGTTGGCGCAGTCTTTTGATGTGGCGCAAGCTCCCTTGTTTTCGTTTAAGTTATTAAAATTCAGCAAAAAAGAAGCCGTTTTAATCTCCGTTTTCCATCACATTATCACCGATGGATTATCGCACAACTTGCTCTCGGAAGAGCTGCTGAAACTCTACGATGCAAAGCTGGACGGGCGCGAGTCTCCCCTACCCGAGTTAGAGATTCAGTATGTGGATTATGTAGCTTGGCAGCGCGAGTACTTGCAGGGAGAAACTCTGGAGAAAGGGGTGGCTTATTGGAAAGAACAATTAGCCAACGTCGAGACATTATATCCCGTTCCGTGCGATCGCTTTCAAGCCACCGCATCCATGGCGCGCGGAGACCAGGAGTATTTCCAGATTCCCGATAAAGTTGCGACTGCCGTACAAAAATTCGGTCAAGAAAATAACGTCACGCCGGTTGTTGTCTTCTTATCGGTTTTCTACACGCTCATCTATCAATATTCGCAGAAAAACGATATCGTGCTCGGGTTTCCCGTCGCTGGCAGATCTCATCCGAAGCTGCAAAGTGCGATCGGATTTTTTGCCGACATTATGCTGTTGCGCGCCAACATTGAAGGAAAATCGACGTTCCAAGAATTATTGGCGAACATCAAGAAAGCCACGCTCGATGCTTACGCTTATCAGCATATTCCGCTCAACTACGTCAGTGAGTTCGTGCAACCGCAAGGGGCGCAAAGTTATAAGAACTTATTCCAACTGTTCTTTGACTATATCGACATTGGCGAAAGCGCTCCCAGCTATGAGAACTTTGCGACGACTTCGGTTGAAGAAAAACTGCCAGCAGATATCGATTTATTCTTTACCTTAATTAAGATCGAAGGAGAACTGAAAGGCTCCCTCACTTACAACCCCCACTTATTCGCGCCAGAGACAATTTCTGGGTTCATTGAATCTTATCTGGAAATCTTGCAAGCGGTTCTGGAAACCCCAGAGAGCAAGGTGGATAACTTGGCGCTGTCTGAGAGTTTAGCCGCTCATAAAACCGAGATTCATAGCCCCGAAACCCAGCGCGCTCTGGTGGAAACTGCTCTGAAAGCTAACCCTGCGGTAGAAGATTGTGCGGTATTACTCCAAGGAGAAGAACGCATTGCTTACGTGCAAGTTGCCGATGCTGCTGTTGCGGAGAAACTAGGCGCTTACTTATCTCAATCTACTTTATCTCCCGATTTAATTCCCAGTGCGTTTATCCCGGTTTCGCAGTTACCGAAAACTGAAGCAGGAGAAGTAGACGAAACTGCACTAACTGGTTTAGAAGTTATCGACGATGGCGTTATCTCAACTTGGGAAAACGAACTGCGCTCCCTATCCGATATTGAAGAAGTCGCCGTTATCGCGCAACCCCGTACCAGTTTTTCCGTTAACACCGATACCGTAGAGGAAAATGCCGTAGGGGCGGGTTCGCCAACATCTTCGCCAGAAAAGGATACGATTAGTAAACCCGCCCTTACCAATATCGCCGATACCTGCGAAGTAGACGAAATTGCCGAATCGACAGAATTTGATACCTGGACGGACTTGCTCCCCGGTACGGAGAATCCCGCGATTATCAGTATCGACGATCGCGCGCCACTAACTCACGCTGACTTAAAATCATTCCTCCAGTCTCCAGCTAAGAATGCCAGTTTAGCAGCATTGGGGATTAAAAACGGCGATCGCGTTTGCTCCGCTATTCCCAACGGACCGGAAGCCGCTGTCGCATTTTTATCCATGGCACAAGAATGCGTCTTCGCGCCGATCAACATTGCCTATACGGAAAAACAAGTACTATTCGAGCTAGAAGATCTCAGTGCTGTTGCCCTAATTCTGCAACGGGGACGGGCGGAAAACGAGAAACTGCAAGCCTGCGCCGAAGGTATTGGCGTGCGGGTTATCGAACTGGTTCCCGATACGGAAACTTGCGGTATCTTCACTTTGGAAGAAGTAACGACAAACGCGAAGACAGTCAAAGCCGTCAAACGCCAGAAACCCAGTCGCGACGATGTTGCCTTAGTTCTGCATACGAGCGGAACGACGCGAAAACCGAAAACCGTTCCCCTAACTCACGGTAACTTAACCGCCGGTTCTCTCACCATCAGTCGCACCATCGCGCTAACTCCAGAGGACATTTGCGTTAATGTGATGCCCTTATTCCACATTCACGGACTATCGGTAAATATCTTAGGCTCCATGCTCGCCGGTGCTAGCGTTATTTGTACCTCTGGGTTATATGGAACTGAAAATGGGATTGCAGATTTCTTTAGCTGGTTGCAAGGTATTGACAAAATCATGCCAACGTGGTACTCGGCAGTTCCTACCATGCACCAGACTATCTTAGACTATGCCGAAGAGGCGATCGCCAAAACCGGTAGCGCTCCCCCCCATTCTCTCCGGTTAATCCGCAACTGCTCTGCTGCTTTGCTTCCGACTATTGCCGAACGCATGGAGAGTGCCTTTGACTGCGAGATTTTGCCCACCTACGCCATGACCGAATCTATGCCCATTTGCTCTCCAGAACTGGGTTTGGGACTCTCGCGGCGAGGTTCTGTGGGACGCGCGGCCGGGCCGAAACTAATTATTGGCGAAGTGCAAGAGAACGAGAAAGGTAAGCCAACGTTGAATATTCTTCCTCCTCATGCCGAAGGAGAAGTCATGGTGCGCGGCGCTTGCGTCACTTCCGGATACGAGTTGCGCGACTGGATGGACTATAACCCGAATGAGGAAGCGTTTATCGACGGTTGGTTGCGCACGGGGGATAAAGGCTATATCGACGAAGACGGATATGTCTATCTCGTCGGCCGGTTTAAGGAGATTATTAACCGGGGTGGCGAAAAGATTAGCCCCATGCTCATCGAAGATTTATTGCAACAACATCCCGCTGTCGGACAAGTAGTAGTCTTTGCTGCTCCCCACGAATTGTATGGGGAAGTTGTCGGAGCTGCTATCGTGCCGGCATCTGATGTAATTGAGAAACCTTCCCTCACTACTCTCCGACAGTTTGCCTTGCAGCAAAAAGAACTGGAACTCCAGTGGTTGCCCGAGTGTTTGGTCTGGATGGACGCTATTCCGAAAGGACATACGGGCAAACCCGCGCGCATTGGTTTAGGCAAACGGTTGGGACTGCCGACTATTCCAACCGATGCTACTGGAGTTCCGAATACTTATATTGCGACAGAAAAACCGGATAAGACCTATGTCTTAGAAACCGTGCAAAGTCGCAATGCTGGATGTTATTCCTTGCAGCAGTTAGGCATTTACTTTACCGCCAAAACAGCGGACGTATCTCTGGCTAGCTTGCAACAGGATATCGCGAAAATTGAGGTGCGCGATCGCATCGGCAACCTCACCTTTATCAGTCCTTCTGCCATTACTCAGTTAGAGCAACTTCCGATAACCGCAAGCGGCAAAATCGACCGGAAAAAACTCCGCAGTTTCGCCCAACCTGTAGGGGCGGGTTCGCCAACATCTAGTTTGCAAAACGGCAATCTCGAAAACCCGCCCCAAGGCAACGAAATCGAGCAGCAAATTATCCAAGTTTGGAAAGAAGTGCTACAACTAGAAACAGTTGGCATTCACGATAACTTCTTCGAGTTGGGAGGTAAATCAGTTCTATTGGTTCAAGTCTATGGTAAATTGCAAGAATTGTTCGACCTCAACTTAAAAGTGGTGGACTTACTTGCCTATCCTACCGTGGGTTCATTGAGCCAATATATTGCGAGCAATGGTTCTCCAACCGGAGCTAATGGCAGTTCGGCGAAGACAGCTAAAGCGAAGGAAAGCAATGAAAAACGCTTGACCAAACGCTTGGCGAAAAAAGACCGAGGGAGCGCGCGGAAAAAACATCGTTCTACCGCTCGCAAATAA